The proteins below are encoded in one region of Thermodesulfovibrio thiophilus DSM 17215:
- the folE gene encoding GTP cyclohydrolase I FolE: MFDRKKIEEGVRLILEGIGENPDRYGIRETPSRIARMCEEIFRGLLPPEEDLLKYIDGETHDEMVLIKEIPFYSVCEHHLLPFFGYVHIAYIPAGRIVGLSELPKAVDYLSKRPQVQERLTKELADLLMNKLKPEGCIVVIEAEHLCMSMRGIKKIGTKTLTSAVRGIFRRNQTTRQEALELMGKRSE; the protein is encoded by the coding sequence GTGTTTGATAGGAAAAAAATTGAAGAAGGTGTAAGACTTATTCTTGAAGGAATTGGAGAAAATCCCGACAGATATGGTATAAGAGAAACACCATCACGCATTGCGAGAATGTGTGAAGAAATTTTCAGAGGACTTTTACCTCCAGAAGAAGATTTGCTTAAATATATTGACGGAGAAACGCATGATGAGATGGTTCTTATTAAAGAGATTCCATTTTATTCAGTTTGTGAGCATCATCTCTTGCCTTTTTTTGGGTATGTGCATATTGCTTATATTCCGGCTGGACGAATCGTTGGTTTAAGTGAGCTTCCAAAGGCGGTGGATTATTTATCAAAAAGACCACAGGTTCAGGAAAGACTTACAAAGGAGCTTGCAGATTTGCTTATGAATAAATTAAAACCAGAGGGATGTATAGTTGTTATTGAAGCAGAGCATCTCTGTATGAGCATGAGAGGGATAAAAAAAATCGGGACGAAAACACTTACTTCAGCAGTGAGAGGAATATTCAGAAGAAATCAGACCACAAGACAGGAAGCACTTGAATTGATGGGTAAGAGGAGTGAATGA
- a CDS encoding methylenetetrahydrofolate reductase C-terminal domain-containing protein has protein sequence MIVTKHKQYKDLEKYIQNCKTFFLIGCSECATLCGTGDEEAILNLKIWLETQNKTVTGWMIAKTGCQILGTKRELFKYKEALQNADCIMVLSCGSGTQSITDLFEDKPVIPVNDTLFIGNMSRFKEFEERCRACGECFLALTGVCVVTLCPKSMLNGPCGGYKDGKCEVNPQRKCAWVIAYSILEKRGFLDRFYQEILGPKDWAKSNTPRYFGKRESIIDKA, from the coding sequence ATGATTGTAACCAAACATAAACAATATAAGGATCTTGAAAAATATATTCAGAATTGTAAAACTTTTTTTCTGATAGGTTGTTCTGAATGCGCAACTCTTTGTGGAACAGGTGATGAAGAAGCTATTTTAAATCTTAAAATTTGGCTTGAAACTCAGAATAAAACAGTGACTGGATGGATGATTGCCAAAACAGGATGTCAGATATTGGGAACAAAAAGAGAGCTTTTTAAATATAAAGAAGCACTGCAGAATGCTGATTGTATTATGGTTTTATCATGCGGCTCTGGTACTCAGAGCATTACTGATTTATTTGAAGATAAGCCTGTTATTCCTGTCAATGATACGCTTTTTATTGGCAATATGAGCAGGTTTAAAGAATTTGAAGAAAGATGTCGAGCCTGTGGGGAGTGTTTTTTGGCATTAACAGGAGTTTGCGTTGTTACACTCTGTCCTAAGTCAATGCTTAATGGACCCTGCGGAGGATATAAGGATGGTAAATGTGAGGTTAATCCGCAAAGGAAGTGTGCTTGGGTGATTGCTTATAGTATTCTTGAAAAAAGAGGCTTTCTTGACAGATTTTATCAGGAAATTTTAGGTCCTAAAGATTGGGCAAAATCAAATACACCAAGATACTTTGGCAAAAGGGAGTCAATCATTGACAAAGCTTAA
- a CDS encoding acetylornithine transaminase, with protein sequence MESRSIIELSNKLLIPTYTRFPIVLRKGRGVKVWDVDGKEYLDFLAGIAVNVLGHCHRKVVMALQKQVQRLIHVSNLYYTEPQLNLAKLLIENSFADRVFFCNSGTEANEGALKLARIYMKNKFGQERFEFIAAENSFHGRSFGSLSVTGQAKYHHGFEPLLQGIKFVPFNDVTAMEKTITDKTAAIILEPVQAEGGINIPSKNYFKKVRELCDKYNILLILDEVQTGIGRTGKLFAYEHFGIKPDIMSLAKGLGSGIPIGAILTTEEIAQAMGPKTHASTFGGNPVACAAAVATIETILEDGYLLDYAQRMSKYIVKKLNSLKEKHQEKIKEIRGVGLLIGVELSINGASIVKKCIEKGLLIGTAGDGSVLRFTPPLIIEKEDVDKAIYILNSVLSDIQ encoded by the coding sequence ATGGAATCCAGGTCAATTATAGAACTTTCCAACAAATTGTTAATTCCTACCTACACAAGATTTCCCATTGTGCTCAGAAAAGGCAGAGGAGTAAAAGTCTGGGATGTGGATGGTAAAGAATACCTCGATTTTCTTGCAGGGATTGCAGTAAATGTTCTTGGACACTGTCATAGAAAAGTCGTGATGGCACTCCAAAAACAGGTCCAGAGATTAATACATGTTTCAAATCTATACTATACAGAACCACAGCTAAATCTGGCAAAACTTCTTATTGAAAATTCATTTGCAGACAGAGTGTTCTTCTGTAATTCAGGGACAGAGGCAAATGAAGGAGCCCTCAAGCTGGCAAGAATATATATGAAAAATAAATTCGGACAGGAACGCTTTGAGTTTATTGCAGCCGAGAATTCATTTCATGGTAGAAGCTTTGGCAGTCTCTCAGTAACAGGGCAGGCAAAGTATCATCATGGCTTTGAACCACTACTTCAAGGTATAAAATTTGTTCCATTTAATGATGTAACAGCAATGGAGAAAACAATAACCGACAAAACAGCCGCTATAATTCTCGAACCAGTTCAGGCAGAAGGTGGGATAAACATTCCATCAAAAAACTATTTTAAAAAAGTAAGAGAACTCTGTGACAAATATAACATTCTCTTAATTCTTGACGAAGTTCAAACAGGAATTGGCAGAACAGGTAAACTTTTTGCTTATGAACATTTTGGCATCAAACCAGATATAATGAGTCTTGCAAAAGGACTCGGAAGTGGAATCCCGATCGGAGCAATTCTAACAACAGAAGAAATTGCTCAGGCAATGGGGCCAAAAACTCACGCATCAACATTCGGTGGGAATCCTGTTGCCTGTGCTGCTGCTGTTGCAACTATTGAGACGATTCTTGAAGATGGTTATCTTCTCGATTACGCACAAAGAATGTCTAAATATATAGTAAAAAAACTCAATTCTCTTAAAGAAAAACATCAAGAAAAAATTAAAGAAATTCGAGGTGTTGGATTGTTGATTGGAGTAGAACTTTCAATAAATGGTGCTTCAATAGTAAAAAAATGTATAGAAAAAGGATTGCTCATTGGAACAGCAGGAGATGGTTCAGTACTAAGATTTACCCCTCCGCTGATAATTGAAAAAGAGGATGTGGATAAAGCCATATACATTCTAAATTCTGTATTGTCGGATATACAATGA
- the argF gene encoding ornithine carbamoyltransferase: protein MKKDFLRVFDLNQNEFTYLINRALEFKANKDLHETPLSGKSIGMIFEKPSTRTRVSFEVAIYQLGAHPVYLSSKEIQLCRGEAIKDTALVLSRYLNCILIRSFYHKTIKEFAKWSTVPVINALSDEHHPCQAMADMMTIFEKKGKLEGIKIAYIGDGNNVAHSLIEASALTGVKMHIATPQGCEPSAEVIEKAKSFTEIKLFHDPVIAVENADVVYTDVWLSMGEEEHIEKKEKFKNFQVNVKLLKQAKLDVIVMHCLPARRGEEITDEIIDGPQSVVLDQAENRLHTEKAILEFLLAL, encoded by the coding sequence ATGAAAAAAGATTTTTTAAGAGTATTTGATTTAAATCAAAATGAGTTTACTTATTTAATAAACAGAGCCCTTGAGTTCAAAGCAAATAAGGATCTTCATGAAACTCCTCTTTCAGGGAAAAGCATTGGTATGATTTTTGAAAAACCTTCCACCAGAACAAGAGTTTCATTTGAAGTTGCTATTTATCAGCTTGGAGCACATCCTGTTTATCTGAGTTCTAAAGAAATTCAGCTCTGCAGAGGAGAGGCAATAAAAGACACAGCTTTAGTTCTATCCCGCTATCTAAACTGCATTTTAATAAGAAGCTTCTATCACAAAACAATTAAAGAATTTGCAAAATGGTCAACTGTGCCTGTAATAAATGCATTAAGTGATGAACATCATCCATGTCAGGCAATGGCTGACATGATGACAATTTTTGAAAAAAAGGGGAAACTTGAAGGTATAAAAATAGCCTACATTGGAGATGGAAACAATGTAGCACACTCTTTAATTGAAGCTTCTGCACTTACAGGTGTAAAAATGCATATTGCCACGCCGCAAGGATGCGAACCTTCTGCAGAAGTTATTGAAAAAGCAAAAAGTTTTACAGAAATAAAACTGTTTCATGATCCGGTAATTGCTGTAGAAAATGCTGATGTTGTTTACACAGATGTCTGGCTCAGCATGGGAGAAGAAGAACATATTGAAAAAAAAGAAAAATTTAAAAATTTTCAGGTCAATGTTAAGCTCCTCAAACAGGCAAAATTAGATGTCATTGTTATGCACTGTCTTCCTGCACGCAGAGGAGAGGAAATAACCGATGAAATTATTGATGGACCTCAAAGCGTTGTTCTGGATCAGGCTGAAAATAGACTTCACACCGAAAAAGCAATTCTCGAGTTTTTACTCGCTTTGTAG
- the pilB gene encoding type IV-A pilus assembly ATPase PilB: protein MALVGATSLGQYLVKKGVISEGQLLNALKLQKSEGIQIGAALIKLKYLTEDQLVHTLSEIYGYRLINLLHTEIDINAFKLIPVEVIKKYKVVPFARTGNTIKVAICNPSDIVGDHLKFLLTGFNLEIYLTKESEIMKIFEKFMLSANDTKKTETVADLVESALGDAVSSEEFEFREEDVKVEAPIIKLANKIIVDALKMRASDIHIEPYDKGVSVRYRIDGVLHKSLNLPLQIKSSLITRFKIMAHLDISEKRLPQDGRIKLKISNREVDFRVSTLPIIHGEKIVLRILEKGSLQLDLTKLGFEKNSLDFFLEALQKPYGMILVTGPTGSGKTTTLYSALMTLNKPDVNIMTVEDPVEYSFPGINQVQVKEEIGLTFASALRSFLRQDPDIIMVGEIRDFETAEIAVKSALTGHLVLSTLHTNDAASTVTRLVNMGIEPFLISSSVILIMAQRLVRKLCQNCKKEEKYSKETLLKIGFSADKIDHLKTYRANGCSECNNTGYLGRVALYEVMPIKDEMRELILTGAPATEIKREAINIGMTTLRQSGINKVIQGITSVEEVLRITFED from the coding sequence ATGGCACTTGTCGGAGCTACCTCTTTAGGTCAGTATTTAGTTAAAAAGGGAGTTATATCAGAAGGACAACTCCTTAATGCTTTAAAATTACAAAAATCTGAAGGAATCCAGATTGGCGCTGCTCTTATCAAATTAAAGTATTTAACCGAGGACCAGCTTGTTCACACCCTGAGTGAAATATATGGTTATCGTCTAATTAATTTATTACATACAGAAATTGATATAAATGCATTTAAATTAATTCCTGTGGAAGTTATCAAAAAGTATAAAGTTGTACCATTTGCCAGAACAGGCAATACTATAAAAGTAGCGATATGCAATCCATCAGATATTGTAGGTGACCATCTGAAATTTCTTCTAACAGGGTTTAATTTAGAAATCTATCTAACAAAAGAATCTGAAATAATGAAGATATTTGAGAAGTTTATGCTCTCTGCAAATGATACAAAAAAAACTGAAACAGTTGCTGATCTTGTAGAAAGTGCGCTTGGCGATGCGGTGTCATCAGAGGAATTTGAGTTTAGAGAAGAGGATGTTAAAGTCGAAGCTCCTATTATTAAACTGGCCAATAAAATAATAGTAGATGCTTTAAAAATGAGAGCCAGTGATATTCATATCGAACCATATGACAAAGGCGTTTCTGTAAGATACAGAATCGATGGCGTTCTTCATAAAAGTTTGAATCTTCCACTTCAGATAAAAAGTTCATTGATTACAAGATTTAAAATTATGGCACATCTTGATATTTCTGAAAAAAGACTGCCACAGGATGGACGAATCAAGTTAAAGATTTCAAACAGGGAAGTTGACTTTAGAGTCTCAACTTTACCGATTATTCATGGAGAAAAGATTGTTTTAAGAATTCTTGAAAAGGGAAGTCTGCAACTTGATCTAACAAAATTGGGATTTGAAAAAAACTCATTAGATTTTTTTCTTGAAGCGTTGCAAAAGCCATATGGAATGATACTTGTTACAGGACCTACTGGTTCAGGTAAAACAACAACTCTTTATTCAGCACTGATGACTCTTAATAAACCTGACGTGAATATAATGACAGTTGAAGATCCTGTGGAGTACAGTTTTCCGGGAATAAATCAGGTTCAGGTAAAAGAAGAAATCGGGCTTACATTTGCATCTGCTCTGAGGTCTTTTCTAAGACAGGATCCTGATATCATAATGGTTGGTGAAATAAGAGATTTTGAAACTGCGGAAATAGCTGTAAAATCAGCTTTAACAGGACATCTTGTTTTAAGTACCCTTCATACAAATGATGCTGCAAGCACCGTAACAAGGCTTGTAAATATGGGGATTGAACCTTTCCTCATATCTTCTTCAGTGATTTTAATTATGGCTCAAAGACTTGTAAGAAAGCTTTGTCAGAATTGTAAAAAAGAAGAAAAATATTCAAAAGAAACTCTTTTAAAAATAGGATTTTCTGCAGATAAGATAGACCACCTTAAAACTTATCGAGCCAATGGCTGTTCTGAATGTAACAATACAGGATACTTAGGAAGAGTTGCTTTGTATGAAGTTATGCCAATAAAAGATGAAATGAGAGAGCTAATTTTAACAGGTGCCCCTGCTACCGAGATAAAAAGAGAAGCTATCAATATTGGGATGACTACTCTAAGGCAGAGTGGAATAAATAAAGTTATACAGGGAATTACTTCGGTAGAAGAAGTTCTTAGAATAACTTTCGAGGATTAA
- a CDS encoding L-lactate permease, which yields MPWKMDINPLGSLALSAFVAAIPILFLFWALAYKRMKGHWAAILAVCIAMLISIVSYGMPVNLSVLSIFNGFLFGLWPVCWIVVTAVYIYNLSVETRQFEIIKNSLASISDDRRVQAVIIAYSFGAFLEGAAGFGTPVAISAAMLAGLGFNPVYAAGICLIANTAPVAFGAIGIPIVVASGVSGVDLMAISKMVGRQLPFFSIIVPFYMAVVMAGWKKAVEIWPILLVSGGSFALTQFFVSNYIGPYLPDILSAIVSIIATVIFAKIWHPKESWTFEHEAAATGKAKLEYTGGQVFRAWAPFILLSIFVAAWGVKPIKEVLDQLATFKFSIPGLDKEVIDHIGKPKAAVYAFNLLSAAGTAILFAGLLSIPVMGASIGTALKVAGKTLNQLKWPIVTIGTILGFAYLYNFSGMAITLGYAFASTGSIFPFFAAFLGWLGVFMTGSDTSSNALFGKLQEVTARQIGIDPVVTVASNSSGGVFGKMISPQSIAVATAATGSVGEEGNIFRFTLKHSLVLTFLLGVLAMLQAYVFTWMVPHWEQVVQTAVAATKSVAQTGMSQAGVNYLIGTFVISIFIVILSRIIGKGEVK from the coding sequence ATGCCATGGAAAATGGACATTAACCCTTTGGGTAGCCTTGCATTAAGTGCTTTCGTTGCTGCGATACCAATCCTTTTTCTTTTCTGGGCTCTTGCCTATAAGAGAATGAAAGGACATTGGGCAGCTATTTTAGCAGTCTGTATTGCGATGTTAATCTCCATAGTTTCCTATGGAATGCCTGTAAATCTTTCTGTCCTTTCAATCTTTAATGGTTTTCTATTTGGATTGTGGCCAGTGTGCTGGATTGTTGTAACAGCAGTCTATATCTACAACCTTTCTGTTGAAACAAGACAGTTTGAAATTATAAAAAACTCTCTTGCTTCAATCTCTGATGACAGAAGAGTTCAGGCTGTAATCATTGCCTACTCTTTCGGTGCATTTCTTGAAGGAGCAGCAGGATTTGGAACTCCAGTGGCAATCTCAGCAGCCATGTTAGCGGGGTTAGGGTTTAATCCTGTTTATGCTGCAGGTATCTGTCTTATTGCAAATACTGCTCCTGTTGCATTCGGTGCTATAGGAATTCCAATAGTGGTAGCCTCTGGGGTTTCTGGCGTTGATCTGATGGCAATAAGCAAAATGGTTGGAAGACAGCTTCCGTTTTTCAGCATAATTGTACCATTTTACATGGCTGTTGTTATGGCTGGATGGAAAAAAGCAGTTGAAATCTGGCCAATACTTCTTGTAAGTGGTGGTTCCTTTGCATTAACTCAATTCTTTGTGTCCAACTATATTGGACCATATCTACCAGATATTCTTTCAGCAATTGTCTCAATCATAGCAACAGTAATATTTGCCAAAATATGGCATCCGAAAGAATCATGGACCTTTGAACATGAAGCTGCTGCTACAGGAAAAGCAAAACTTGAATATACAGGAGGCCAAGTATTCAGAGCATGGGCACCGTTTATCCTTCTTTCAATATTTGTTGCTGCATGGGGTGTAAAACCAATTAAAGAAGTTCTTGACCAGCTTGCAACATTTAAATTTTCAATTCCAGGGCTTGATAAAGAAGTCATAGACCATATCGGCAAACCAAAAGCTGCAGTTTATGCATTTAATTTACTTTCAGCTGCTGGAACTGCAATTCTTTTTGCAGGACTTTTATCAATTCCTGTCATGGGAGCATCAATTGGCACAGCACTTAAAGTTGCCGGAAAAACCCTTAATCAGCTTAAATGGCCTATTGTTACAATAGGCACAATTCTTGGATTTGCCTATCTTTATAACTTCTCTGGAATGGCTATTACACTCGGTTATGCATTTGCTTCAACAGGTTCTATCTTCCCATTCTTTGCAGCATTTCTTGGCTGGTTAGGAGTTTTTATGACTGGATCAGATACATCATCGAATGCTCTTTTTGGAAAACTCCAGGAAGTTACAGCACGTCAGATTGGAATAGATCCTGTTGTTACAGTAGCATCAAACTCCTCTGGTGGAGTCTTCGGAAAAATGATTTCACCACAATCAATAGCTGTTGCAACAGCAGCTACAGGATCTGTGGGTGAGGAAGGTAATATTTTTAGATTCACCTTGAAACATTCTCTAGTTCTTACGTTCTTATTGGGAGTTTTAGCAATGCTTCAGGCATACGTATTTACATGGATGGTTCCTCACTGGGAACAGGTGGTTCAGACAGCAGTTGCAGCTACTAAGTCAGTTGCTCAAACTGGTATGTCTCAAGCAGGAGTTAACTATCTAATTGGGACATTCGTCATTTCAATATTTATAGTAATTTTATCAAGAATCATCGGAAAGGGAGAAGTAAAATGA
- a CDS encoding 5-formyltetrahydrofolate cyclo-ligase, producing MTKQEIRSRMLERRKNIDEQIKKQKNLKIASSFIHFLETNSIKSILLYASFGSEVDTWMIFQYCINKSIKTAFPKVNKKSNRLELFWVDKIEELTPGYKLILEPSTSKRALIENIDVIAVPGVAFDKQCFRIGYGGGFYDRLLLHKKGFAIGLAYEEQIVDKLPVLAHDKRVDLIITDERVISCV from the coding sequence ATGACAAAACAAGAAATCAGAAGTAGAATGCTTGAGAGAAGAAAAAATATTGATGAACAAATTAAAAAACAGAAGAATTTAAAAATTGCTTCTTCTTTCATTCATTTTTTAGAAACAAACAGTATTAAATCAATACTTCTTTACGCATCTTTTGGAAGCGAGGTTGATACATGGATGATTTTTCAATATTGCATAAACAAATCAATTAAAACTGCTTTCCCTAAAGTTAACAAAAAATCAAACAGGCTTGAGCTTTTCTGGGTTGATAAAATTGAGGAATTAACTCCAGGATATAAATTAATTCTTGAACCATCAACCAGTAAAAGAGCATTAATAGAAAACATTGATGTAATAGCTGTTCCAGGCGTTGCTTTTGATAAACAGTGTTTTAGAATTGGTTATGGCGGAGGATTTTATGATAGACTCCTTTTACATAAAAAAGGCTTTGCTATTGGACTGGCTTATGAAGAACAGATAGTTGATAAATTACCAGTCCTGGCACATGATAAAAGAGTTGATTTAATAATTACTGATGAGAGGGTGATAAGCTGTGTTTGA
- the folD gene encoding bifunctional methylenetetrahydrofolate dehydrogenase/methenyltetrahydrofolate cyclohydrolase FolD has protein sequence MTEILDGKLLSFKIRENIKKDVEVLKNRGISPCLAVIVVGYNKASLKYVSFKEKACKELGIESMIFKLPENTEEINLIKLIEELNNNQRINGILIQLPLPSHLDQNAILEKISPFKDVDGFTPYCLGRLLTDNPLFIPCTPKGVLKMFDEYKIALEGKHAVVVGRSIIVGKPLSLLLLRKNATVSICHSRTRNLTEITKKADILCVAIGKERFISADMIKEGAVVIDIGINVTDTGRVVGDIDFDEVKKKASYITPVPGGVGPMTIAMLMENTVIAAKLQKELSG, from the coding sequence ATGACTGAGATTCTTGATGGAAAGTTATTGTCTTTTAAAATAAGGGAAAACATAAAGAAAGATGTGGAAGTTTTAAAAAATAGAGGTATTAGTCCATGTCTTGCTGTTATAGTTGTCGGTTATAATAAAGCATCGCTAAAGTATGTTTCTTTCAAGGAAAAGGCTTGTAAAGAACTTGGAATTGAGAGCATGATTTTTAAACTGCCTGAAAATACAGAAGAAATAAATCTTATCAAACTAATTGAAGAATTAAATAATAACCAGAGAATTAATGGAATTCTTATTCAGCTTCCTCTTCCATCTCATTTAGATCAGAATGCGATTCTTGAAAAAATCAGTCCGTTTAAAGATGTAGATGGTTTTACACCATATTGTCTAGGGAGACTTTTAACTGACAATCCTCTTTTTATACCATGTACCCCTAAGGGTGTTTTAAAAATGTTTGATGAATATAAGATTGCTTTAGAAGGTAAGCATGCAGTTGTTGTAGGAAGAAGTATTATAGTTGGTAAACCGCTTTCTTTACTTCTTTTAAGAAAAAATGCAACTGTTAGCATCTGTCACAGCAGAACCAGAAATCTTACAGAGATAACCAAAAAAGCTGATATACTCTGTGTTGCAATTGGCAAAGAGAGATTTATCAGTGCGGATATGATAAAAGAAGGTGCAGTTGTTATAGATATTGGAATAAATGTAACAGATACAGGAAGGGTTGTTGGAGATATTGATTTTGATGAAGTTAAAAAGAAGGCTTCATACATAACTCCGGTTCCCGGAGGAGTTGGTCCAATGACAATAGCAATGCTCATGGAAAATACAGTTATTGCAGCAAAACTCCAGAAAGAGTTATCAGGATGA
- a CDS encoding methylenetetrahydrofolate reductase, which yields MTKLKEKLQGGKFVITAELTPPKGPETSKIIQKLEELKNLVDAVNFTDNPSATMTMSSTAACKLSLDLGLEPVLQMTCRDRNRISIQSDLLGAYALGIRNLLVMTGDHTIHGDHKQAKPVYDIDSSILIKLVDNLNRGLDINGNKLNGKTNFFYGGVVNPNAEPLMPQLKRFEQKWRMGAEFFQTQMIFDIKRLEKFMEYAAKFETLVIAGIVIIRSKKMLNYLVSNIPGVVVPQWLIDRTEGLKDEDVKKFGIEFASSTILSILERKLCNGIHIMAFSRVEEVKNLLDFIRI from the coding sequence TTGACAAAGCTTAAAGAAAAGCTTCAGGGTGGAAAATTTGTAATCACTGCAGAACTGACACCTCCCAAAGGACCTGAAACTTCTAAAATAATTCAAAAACTTGAGGAATTGAAAAACTTAGTGGATGCTGTTAATTTTACTGATAATCCCTCTGCTACAATGACAATGTCATCAACAGCTGCTTGCAAATTGTCTCTTGATCTTGGTTTAGAACCTGTTTTACAGATGACCTGTAGAGACCGTAACAGAATTTCAATTCAATCTGATTTGCTCGGAGCTTATGCATTGGGAATACGAAATCTTCTTGTAATGACAGGAGACCATACAATCCATGGTGACCATAAACAAGCAAAGCCTGTGTATGATATAGACTCTTCAATACTGATAAAACTGGTTGATAACCTTAATAGAGGATTGGATATTAATGGAAATAAATTAAACGGTAAAACTAATTTTTTTTATGGTGGTGTGGTAAATCCCAATGCAGAACCTTTAATGCCTCAACTAAAAAGGTTCGAGCAGAAGTGGAGAATGGGAGCAGAGTTTTTTCAAACTCAGATGATTTTTGATATTAAAAGACTTGAGAAATTTATGGAATATGCAGCAAAGTTTGAAACATTAGTAATTGCAGGTATTGTTATTATAAGAAGTAAAAAAATGTTAAACTACCTTGTCAGTAATATTCCTGGGGTTGTTGTACCACAGTGGTTAATAGATAGAACAGAAGGATTAAAAGATGAAGATGTGAAAAAATTTGGAATTGAGTTTGCAAGTTCCACAATTTTAAGTATATTAGAGCGAAAACTCTGTAATGGTATCCATATAATGGCATTTTCTAGGGTGGAAGAAGTGAAAAATTTACTAGATTTTATTAGAATATAA
- a CDS encoding FAD-binding oxidoreductase, with the protein MIDDGFIKKCKDIFGPENVLTDKAELITYSYDATPGIPSEIPGVVVFPQNIKQIQELISLARQTKTPIYPRGAGTCLSGGPVPLSKGVVISFQRMNKIIEIDADNLTATVQPGVIISDLNSAVSKYGLIYPPDPGSMATATVGGSVAENSGGLRGLKYGVTKHYIMGMEVVLPTGEIFRYGGKTVKNVTAYDFTSLFVGSEGTLGIITEIICKLIPAPKYYKSMIAFFDRIEDAGKTVTDIIRAHVIPATLEIMDKVTIQTVENYAKVGLPVDAEALLLIEVDGMGKDSVDWEAEKCLEIIKENNGKAKVAQTAQERDSIWTARRAALPALAQVKPATILEDATVPRTKIVEMLAAISNISKKYNIMIGTFGHAGDGNLHPTLLIDPLNKDELERVNKAIDEIFEVALSFGGTLSGEHGIGVAKLKYLKNEIGKSGIKTMRRIKQALDPDNILNPAKLVPVED; encoded by the coding sequence ATGATTGATGATGGTTTCATAAAAAAGTGTAAAGACATCTTTGGTCCTGAAAATGTTCTTACTGATAAAGCTGAACTAATAACTTACAGTTATGACGCCACTCCCGGGATTCCAAGCGAGATTCCCGGGGTGGTTGTTTTTCCTCAAAATATAAAACAGATTCAAGAACTCATATCTCTTGCAAGGCAGACAAAAACACCTATATATCCTAGAGGTGCAGGAACCTGCTTAAGTGGAGGACCTGTGCCATTAAGTAAAGGTGTTGTGATTTCTTTTCAGCGAATGAATAAAATCATCGAGATTGACGCTGATAATCTTACAGCAACTGTTCAGCCTGGAGTGATTATTTCAGATTTAAATAGCGCGGTTTCTAAATATGGATTAATATATCCACCAGACCCTGGTTCTATGGCAACTGCTACGGTTGGTGGTTCAGTTGCTGAAAACTCAGGTGGACTAAGAGGACTCAAATACGGTGTTACCAAACATTATATTATGGGAATGGAAGTTGTGCTTCCAACCGGTGAAATATTCAGATATGGCGGGAAAACAGTAAAAAATGTTACAGCATATGATTTTACAAGTCTTTTTGTTGGTTCAGAAGGCACTCTTGGAATCATAACAGAGATAATATGTAAACTGATTCCGGCACCAAAATACTATAAATCCATGATTGCATTTTTTGACAGAATTGAGGATGCTGGGAAAACTGTTACAGATATTATTCGTGCACATGTTATACCAGCAACTCTTGAAATAATGGATAAAGTTACCATTCAAACAGTAGAAAACTACGCAAAAGTAGGACTTCCTGTCGATGCTGAAGCTTTGCTTTTAATTGAAGTGGATGGCATGGGCAAAGATTCTGTTGATTGGGAAGCAGAAAAATGTCTTGAAATTATCAAAGAAAACAATGGCAAAGCTAAAGTTGCCCAAACAGCTCAGGAAAGAGACTCAATATGGACAGCTCGTAGAGCAGCTCTTCCTGCTCTTGCCCAGGTAAAACCAGCAACAATCCTCGAAGATGCCACTGTTCCAAGAACAAAAATTGTTGAAATGCTCGCTGCAATTTCAAATATTTCCAAGAAATACAACATCATGATAGGCACATTCGGGCATGCGGGTGATGGAAATCTTCATCCAACACTACTTATTGATCCTTTAAACAAAGATGAACTTGAGCGTGTTAATAAGGCTATTGATGAAATATTTGAAGTTGCTCTATCTTTTGGAGGAACACTTTCTGGTGAGCATGGCATTGGAGTAGCCAAACTTAAATATCTTAAAAATGAAATTGGAAAATCAGGCATTAAAACTATGAGGCGGATTAAGCAAGCACTTGATCCCGATAACATTTTAAATCCTGCCAAGCTTGTACCAGTGGAGGATTAA